A region from the Pempheris klunzingeri isolate RE-2024b chromosome 17, fPemKlu1.hap1, whole genome shotgun sequence genome encodes:
- the mmd gene encoding monocyte to macrophage differentiation factor: protein MKRVNSFQRFMNRRASANCRYQPTCYEHAANCYTHALLIVPAFVGMALLHRLSDNGWERITAWVYGMGLCALFLVSTVFHIITWKKSHMRSVEQCFHMCDRVVIYFFIAASYTPWLNLRELGPLAAHMRWFVWLMAAAGTIYVFNYHEKYKLVELAFYLTMGFFPASVVTSMSNTDGLQELACGGLIYCLGVFFFKSDGVIPFAHAIWHVFVALAAAVHYYAIWKYLYKAPSADTLLES from the exons ATGAAGAGAGTGAACAGCTTTCAGAG gttCATGAACAGACGGGCCTCCGCTAACTGCCGCTACCAGCCCACCTGCTACGAGCATGCTGCAAACTGCTACACTCATGCG CTCCTCATTGTGCCGGCCTTCGTGGGCATGGCGCTGCTGCACCGTCTGTCAGACAATGGCTGGGAGAGGATCACTGCCTGGGTGTACGGCATGGGCCTGTGCGCCCTCTTCCTGgtctccactgtgtttcacatcaTCACCTGGAAGAAGAGCCACATGAG gTCTGTGGAGCAGTGTTTCCACATGTGTGACAGAGTGGTTATCTATTTCTTCATTGCTGCCTCCTACACACCTTG GTTGAACCTGCGTGAATTGGGCCCTCTAGCAGCACACATGCGCTGGTTTGTGTGGCtcatggctgctgctggaacCATATATGTCTTCAACTATCATGAAAA gTATAAACTTGTTGAGCTGGCCTTCTACTTGACGATGGGTTTTTTCCCCGCATCAGTCGTGACGTCAATG agcaACACTGACGGGCTTCAGGAGCTGGCCTGTGGCGGACTCATCTACTGCCTCGGTGTGTTCTTCTTCAAGAGCGATGGCGTCATTCCCTTCGCCCACGCCATCTGGCACGTGTTTGTGGCGCTGGCTGCGGCTGTGCACTATTACGCCATCTGGAAATACCTCTACAAGGCCCCCAGCGCAGACACCCTCCTCGAGTCGTGA